In Spiroplasma floricola 23-6, the DNA window ATTTAGAAGATGTTAAAAATAAAATAGATAGTGACTTCATTACAATATTAAGTCCTTTATATCCAAATTATTTAAAAAATACTCATAAACCACCTTTTGTAATATTTTATAAAGGTGATATTTCATTACTTTCAAAATATCACAAAACTATTGCAATTGTGGGAGGCCAAGAAGTGGATGAATATGGTATTAAAAATATTGAATTTTTTATGCAAGATTTAAGTTTGGAAAATATAGTATTTTCAACTATTGAAAATGATGGAGTTAATAATGAAGTTTTAAATAACTCTTTTAAAAATAACTATAAAATAATTAAAATAATTGAAGAAAGTATGAAAGATTATCTTAAACGAACTGTTGATTTACCAGAAAAAAGTAATTTTTTAGCAATCACAGAAGTATATGAATCAGAATATTCAATTAATGATAAATTCATTGAATATTCTAATAGAATGCTTTGTGGAGTTTCCAAGGGAATTGTCTTTGTTCAATTTAAAAATAATGATCCAATAAATAAGCTATTTAATTTTGCAGTAAATGAGGGAAAAGATGTTTTTGCAATACCACATGCTCTTTTTTCTAAAGATGGAACTAACAAGTTGATAAAAAATGGAGCAAAATTAATAGAAAATGCAAAAGATATACTAAATGAAATTTAATAATGATATAATTTATTTGTGATAGAGATATCACGCTTGTAGGGCGAAAGCCTAAAAAACTAAGTATAAATTAACTAATCATTTTATTCCCGACACACAAATGATAAGAATAATTTTAATTTAAGAGATATTTTATATCTCTTTTTTTTGTTTTTTTAATGTATAATTTTTAAGATATTTATAAGAAAAAAGGTGAAAAAATATAAATGGCTAAAACAAAACAAAAGGATAATTTTCAAGAAGTGATTCCTCAAAATAAAGGTTCTATGCCTGAATTTAAAACAAAAAGAAGTGGTAAATCATTTTTTGCAATTATCTCTCATTACATAAAAAGACATCCAATGATAGGTGTATTTTTAGTAATACTTACTTTGGCTTCTTCAATTACTAGTGTACTAAGTCCGAAAATAATTGAAAATATAATGACTGTTTTAACAGCTCCAACTGGTTTAAATAAGGATTGACCAGGTCTAGAAAATGGATGAGAAAATGCAAATATTTCATCAATTCAAGAGGCACTTAATAGTATTCATAATGCTAGAAATACTCTTTTAGTAACTGTTAAAGGTGAACCAGGTAGTTACTTCTTTACAACAGGGCTTTTTGGTCTTGATTTGCGTTGACAAGATTGAATTTATGTTCAATTAGGTCTATT includes these proteins:
- a CDS encoding DNA-processing protein DprA, whose translation is MENVLLYFSLKYNGNWDKIYHALDTKEKITHKNLEDVKNKIDSDFITILSPLYPNYLKNTHKPPFVIFYKGDISLLSKYHKTIAIVGGQEVDEYGIKNIEFFMQDLSLENIVFSTIENDGVNNEVLNNSFKNNYKIIKIIEESMKDYLKRTVDLPEKSNFLAITEVYESEYSINDKFIEYSNRMLCGVSKGIVFVQFKNNDPINKLFNFAVNEGKDVFAIPHALFSKDGTNKLIKNGAKLIENAKDILNEI